One window from the genome of Diospyros lotus cultivar Yz01 chromosome 11, ASM1463336v1, whole genome shotgun sequence encodes:
- the LOC127813258 gene encoding aspartyl protease family protein At5g10770-like produces MATASTATPLSSNSHRRRLLLSLLFILCFSSDKGYALRAGGEEEALQTHHHTVPLSSLLPASTCTPSTQEKKGKASVKVVRWHGPCCTLKQKEATAPTPAQILSHDQSRVKSIQSQVNSGRSKIDYSQATTLPAKSGSSIGSPNYIVTIGLGTPKKDFSLTFDTGTDLTWIQCQPCAVSCYKQKDPIFDPSLSKSYKNVTCDSSQCSLLTSATGNEPCCSTSTCIYQIQYADQSFSIGNFASETLTLTPTDVFPEFLFGCGENNEGLFNGAAGLLGLGPDKLSLISQTESKYGKYFSYCLPSTSSGTGHLTFGKGGISGNPKFTTLSINPQGPSFYFITIIAIKVGGKILPISQSVFTTAGTIIDSGTVITRLPPGAYTPLKTAFRQQMTEYPLTDPLSILDTCYDLSNYTTVTVPIINFYFAGNTEVPLDLSGILYFTSPSQVCLAFAGNGDASDLGIFGNVQQQTLDVVYDVAGGKLGFGPGGCS; encoded by the exons ATGGCCACGGCCAGTACTGCTACTCCACTTTCCTCCAATTCCCATcgtcgtcgtcttcttctttctcttctcttcattCTGTGTTTCTCATCAGATAAGGGCTATGCTCTGAGAGctggtggagaagaagaagctctTCAAACTCACCACCACACAGTTCCACTCAGTTCTCTTCTCCCAGCTTCTACTTGCACCCCCTCCACCCAAg AAAAGAAGGGAAAGGCATCAGTGAAAGTGGTTCGCTGGCATGGCCCATGCTGTACTCTCAAACAGAAGGAAGCCACGGCTCCCACTCCGGCTCAGATTCTGAGTCACGACCAGTCCCGAGTCAAATCAATCCAATCCCAAGTCAACTCCGGCCGGTCCAAGATCGACTACTCCCAAGCCACCACCCTCCCGGCCAAGTCCGGCAGCTCCATCGGCTCCCCCAACTACATCGTCACCATCGGGCTGGGCACGCCGAAGAAGGACTTCTCTCTGACCTTCGACACCGGCACCGACCTCACCTGGATTCAGTGCCAGCCGTGCGCCGTTTCCTGCTACAAACAGAAAGACCCCATCTTCGATCCTTCCCTCTCCAAATCCTACAAAAACGTCACCTGCGACTCGTCCCAGTGCTCCCTGCTCACCTCCGCCACCGGGAACGAGCCCTGCTGCTCCACCTCCACCTGCATCTACCAGATCCAGTACGCCGACCAGTCCTTCTCCATCGG GAACTTCGCCAGCGAGACGCTGACGCTAACGCCCACCGACGTATTCCCCGAATTCCTCTTCGGCTGCGGCGAAAATAACGAGGGACTTTTCAACGGCGCCGCCGGGTTGCTTGGCCTCGGCCCCGATAAACTGTCGCTCATCTCACAAACTGAATCCAAGTACGGAAAATACTTCTCCTACTGTCTTCCATCCACTTCCAGCGGCACCGGCCACCTGACGTTCGGAAAAGGAGGAATCTCCGGGAACCCAAAGTTCACAACTTTGTCCATAAACCCTCAAGGCCCTTCGTTTTACTTCATCACCATTATCGCCATTAAAGTGGGCGGAAAGATTCTACCCATCTCCCAGTCGGTGTTCACAACCGCCGGCACGATCATCGACTCCGGCACCGTCATCACGCGGCTGCCGCCGGGGGCCTATACACCCCTCAAAACAGCTTTCCGGCAACAAATGACGGAGTACCCATTAACCGATCCCCTGTCCATTCTGGATACGTGCTATGATCTGAGCAATTACACCACCGTGACTGTCCCGATCATAAACTTCTATTTCGCCGGAAACACCGAGGTTCCCCTGGACCTGTCTGGGATTCTCTACTTCACAAGTCCGTCTCAGGTTTGCTTGGCGTTCGCCGGGAACGGCGATGCCTCGGACTTGGGGATCTTCGGGAACGTTCAGCAGCAGACATTGGATGTTGTTTACGATGTTGCAGGAGGGAAACTAGGGTTTGGACCAGGAGGGTGTTCTTAA